In the Drosophila takahashii strain IR98-3 E-12201 chromosome 3R, DtakHiC1v2, whole genome shotgun sequence genome, one interval contains:
- the cpx gene encoding complexin isoform X7 gives MNFIGGDGGDDGDDKEKAEEEERERQEAIKEAEDRRKEKHRKMEEEREKMRQDIRDKYNIKKKEEIVEAAPQEEPNPLMRKKKTPEELAAEAEQEELDDFTKLKNQIETQVNELKTQIEGKCVMQ, from the exons ATGAATTTCATTG GAGGTGATGGAGGCGATGATGGAGACGACAAGGAAAAggcagaggaggaggagagggAGCGTCAGGAGGCCATTAAGGAGGCCGAGGACCGGCGCAAGGAAAAACACCGGAAAATGGAAGAGGAGCGCGAGAAGATGAGGCAAGACATTCGCGATAAG TACAACATCAAGAAGAAAGAGGAAATCGTGGAGGCGGCACCCCAAGAAGAACCCAATCCCCTGATGAGGAAAAAGAAGACGCCCGAAGAACTCGCCGCCGAAGCGGAGCAGGAAGAGCTCGACGATTTTACAA aactgaaaaatcaaatAGAAACGCAAGTAAATGAGCTAAAAACCCAAATAGAGGGAAAATGTGTCATGCAGTGA
- the cpx gene encoding complexin isoform X6, protein MNFIGAVGGDGGDDGDDKEKAEEEERERQEAIKEAEDRRKEKHRKMEEEREKMRQDIRDKYNIKKKEEIVEAAPQEEPNPLMRKKKTPEELAAEAEQEELDDFTKLKNQIETQVNELKTQIEGKCVMQ, encoded by the exons ATGAATTTCATTG GCGCTGTAGGAGGTGATGGAGGCGATGATGGAGACGACAAGGAAAAggcagaggaggaggagagggAGCGTCAGGAGGCCATTAAGGAGGCCGAGGACCGGCGCAAGGAAAAACACCGGAAAATGGAAGAGGAGCGCGAGAAGATGAGGCAAGACATTCGCGATAAG TACAACATCAAGAAGAAAGAGGAAATCGTGGAGGCGGCACCCCAAGAAGAACCCAATCCCCTGATGAGGAAAAAGAAGACGCCCGAAGAACTCGCCGCCGAAGCGGAGCAGGAAGAGCTCGACGATTTTACAA aactgaaaaatcaaatAGAAACGCAAGTAAATGAGCTAAAAACCCAAATAGAGGGAAAATGTGTCATGCAGTGA
- the Nepl11 gene encoding uncharacterized protein Nepl11: MLLRLLTIMWIAGLACGQESLARVENDLLTLSYKLEQYLDTSKQPCQDFYGYVCSHSANLSQTGRQRLQSMIKEADVAQLMDMELQLVNFFKSCESGRGIEALKGSQLFRLSGGWPALELIKANASQRPNQTQSWLTVLGNFHEVGAPYFFESEVIMQSNKRLVVIRPDLTRRNTLRKFEQRVGEVLQSFGIEQSRAHVAALEVLSLERSRRDIVKADHIDDQVEFSYGNFKRSAFGNTSLARLDWDGYFRKLLGGKTLQPSDTIVVKQLPRLVDYFVLLQNTSMVRLLNWIWTDYLMDIADADCHHLAETYAGDIYSQMAPRVTADRVELARMYSVLGKAYADQLAGSVWIDEISQQSSRQFLGSVTRLTINGDELLDASYHGVLLGRRSLYRNLEKLRKFQRPRQQPSQSVQLVRHYSMAFASISALLGQSNLTTPLNYLLLGEYFSRSLVAAGSSSGTPGAWRSSDSERRFAVFQECAAGQANANDLLLSLLAQRLALSGYRQWLATRTTFQERIDALLAAGRTKMSLQRLFFVANLLVDCRSELGVLQQDRKRQVTHATLRNSREFGEAFQCRLGDSLHPQHQRCNPL, encoded by the exons ATGCTTCTGAGACTACTGACCATCATGTGGATAGCAGGCCTCGCCTGCGGCCAGGAGAGCCTGGCCAGGGTGGAGAACGACCTGCTGACCTTGTCATATAAACTGGAGCAGTACCTGGACACCAGCAAGCAGCCCTGTCAGGACTTCTACGGCTACGTCTGCTCGCACAGCGCCAACCTCAGTCAGACGGGAAGGCAGCGTTTACAGAGCATGATTAAGGAGGCGGACGTCGCGCAGCTGATGGATATGGAGCTTCAGCTGGTAAACTTCTTCAAGTCCTGCGAGAGCGGTCGGGGCATAGAGGCGCTCAAGGGCTCGCAGCTGTTTAGGTTAAGCGGAGGTTGGCCTGCCCTGGAGTTAATAAAGGCCAACGCCAGTCAGCGGCCGAACCAAACACAGAGCTGGCTTACAGTTCTCGGTAACTTTCACGAGGTAGGGGCGCCCTACTTCTTTGAGTCTGAGGTCATAATGCAGTCCAACAAGCGTCTGGTGGTGATACGACCCGACTTAACGCGTCGAAACACTCTGAGAAAGTTTGAGCAGCGGGTGGGCGAAGTCCTGCAGAGTTTCGGGATTGAGCAGAGCCGTGCTCATGTCGCCGCCCTCGAGGTGCTCAGTCTCGAGCGTAGTCGTCGCGACATTGTCAAGGCGGATCACATCGATGACCAGGTGGAATTCAGCTACGGCAACTTCAAGCGCAGTGCCTTTGGAAACACCTCGCTGGCCAGACTGGACTGGGACGGTTACTTCCGGAAGTTGTTGGGCGGTAAAACGCTCCAGCCCAGCGACACCATTGTCGTCAAGCAGCTGCCCAGACTGGTCGACTATTTCGTTTTGCTCCAGAACACCAGCATGGTCAGGCTGCTGAACTGGATCTGGACGGACTACCTAATGG ACATCGCGGATGCAGACTGTCACCACTTGGCAGAGACTTATGCCGGCGACATTTACTCGCAAATGGCGCCCCGGGTGACTGCTGATCGGGTCGAACTGGCCCGGATGTACTCGGTGCTGGGAAAAGCGTATGCGGATCAGCTGGCCGGCAGTGTGTGGATCGACGAGATTTCGCAGCAGAGCTCGAGGCAGTTCCTGGGAAGCGTTACGCGCCTAACCATAAACGGCGACGAGCTCTTGGACGCCAGCTACCACGGTGTCCTGCTAGGCAGGCGGAGCCTGTACCGCAATCTGGAAAAGTTGCGCAAGTTCCAGCGCCCGCGGCAACAGCCCTCACAATCCGTCCAGCTAGTGCGCCACTACTCTATGGCTTTTGCCTCGATTAGTGCCCTCTTGGGGCAGAGCAACCTGACCACGCCGCTCAACTACCTTCTGCTGGGGGAGTACTTTTCGCGGAGCCTGGTGGCTGCGGGCAGCAGCTCCGGCACTCCGGGCGCCTGGCGTAGCTCGGACTCGGAGCGGCGCTTCGCCGTCTTCCAGGAGTGCGCCGCCGGACAGGCGAACGCCAACGATTTGCTTCTTAGCCTGCTGGCCCAGAGGCTGGCGCTGAGTGGGTACCGGCAATGGCTGGCTACCCGGACAACGTTTCAGGAGAGAATCGACGCACTCCTGGCGGCCGGACGAACGAAGATGTCCCTGCAGAGGCTCTTCTTCGTGGCAAACCTGCTCGTGGACTGCCGTTCCGAGCTGGGGGTCTTGCAGCAGGACCGCAAGCGGCAGGTGACGCACGCCACGCTACGCAACTCACGGGAGTTCGGCGAGGCCTTCCAGTGCCGTCTTGGCGACAGTCTCCACCCTCAGCACCAGCGCTGCAATCCCCTCTGA
- the cpx gene encoding complexin isoform X8: protein MEEEREKMRQDIRDKYNIKKKEEIVEAAPQEEPNPLMRKKKTPEELAAEAEQEELDDFTKLKNQIETQVNELKTQIEGKCVMQ from the exons ATGGAAGAGGAGCGCGAGAAGATGAGGCAAGACATTCGCGATAAG TACAACATCAAGAAGAAAGAGGAAATCGTGGAGGCGGCACCCCAAGAAGAACCCAATCCCCTGATGAGGAAAAAGAAGACGCCCGAAGAACTCGCCGCCGAAGCGGAGCAGGAAGAGCTCGACGATTTTACAA aactgaaaaatcaaatAGAAACGCAAGTAAATGAGCTAAAAACCCAAATAGAGGGAAAATGTGTCATGCAGTGA